The following is a genomic window from Citrifermentans bemidjiense Bem.
AAAGTAAAATGGTGCCGATGCGCTCCCCGCCTGCGCTCAAAAGCGGCGAAGTGCTGGCGCCGACTGGGATCAGCTTCCCCGCCCGCTTGACCACGATGTTCTCATGGTCGGAGACCGACATCCCGGTCTCCACGGTCTTGGCGACCATCTCGTTCAGAGGACCTTCCCCTTTGAAGATCTCGCTGAAGAGAACGCCCATGGCCTGGCGGCGCGAAACGCCGGCCAGCTCCTCGGCGGCGGGATTGACCAGCGTCACGGCCCCGGCGTTGTCGAGGACGATCACGCCGTCACCCACGCTGTCGATCACGTTGGCGTAGTAACTCTCCAGTTTCTCAGGCATCGAAGAACTCCTCCATCGCCCGGATCAGCTCCGGAGCGCTTTCGATCCGGTTCACCGCCGCGCGAAACTGCGCCGCCCCAGGCAGCCCCTTGGAATACCAGGAGAGGTGCTTGCGCATCTCCATGAGCGCCACCCGCCCCCCCGCGAACTCGGCGAAAAGCTCCAGGTGCCTGCGGGAGACCGCCAGCCGCTCTTGCACCGTCGGGGGAGCCGGCTCCTCACCGGCCAAAAGGGAAAGCGCCTCGCGGAAGATCCAGGGGTTCCCCATGGCGCCGCGGGCAACCATGACGGAGTCGCACCCGGTTTCGGCCAGCATCCCCACCGCGTCGGCCGCGCTGAAGAGATCGCCGCTGCCGATCACCGGGATGCTGAGCGCGCTCTTCAGCTCGCCGATCCGGGACCAGTCGGCCTTCCCCTCGAACATCTGGGCGCGGCTTCTGGGATGCAGCGTTACCGCGTCGCACCCCTCCTCCTGGGCGATTCTCCCCACTTCCAGGAAGGTGTCGTCGCCGCAGACCCAGCCGGTGCGTATCTTGATGGTGAGCGGAAGCTTCGTTGCGGCCCTCACGCTCCTGACGATGCGCCCCACCTTTTGCGGGTCCTTCATCAGCGCGCTCCCGGCGCCGGTTCCCACCACCTTGCGCACCGGACATCCCATGTTGATGTCGATCAGCTCGCCGTACTCTTCCACCAGGCGGGCCGCCTCGGCCAGCATCTCCGGATCGTCGCCGAAAAGCTGCATCCCGATGGGGCGGTCCTCCGGGCTACTCTTTAAAAGATCGAAACTTTTTTGCCCTTCCCGGGTCAGGCCGTTCACGCTTACCATCTCGGTGAAGGCGAACGAGGCCCCTCCCTCGCGGGAGATGATCCGCATCGGCAGATTGGTAATCCCCGCCATCGGGGCCAGAAATAGTTGATTCTTCAACACAAGTGGGCCGAGG
Proteins encoded in this region:
- the dusB gene encoding tRNA dihydrouridine synthase DusB, with amino-acid sequence MQKTVALGPLVLKNQLFLAPMAGITNLPMRIISREGGASFAFTEMVSVNGLTREGQKSFDLLKSSPEDRPIGMQLFGDDPEMLAEAARLVEEYGELIDINMGCPVRKVVGTGAGSALMKDPQKVGRIVRSVRAATKLPLTIKIRTGWVCGDDTFLEVGRIAQEEGCDAVTLHPRSRAQMFEGKADWSRIGELKSALSIPVIGSGDLFSAADAVGMLAETGCDSVMVARGAMGNPWIFREALSLLAGEEPAPPTVQERLAVSRRHLELFAEFAGGRVALMEMRKHLSWYSKGLPGAAQFRAAVNRIESAPELIRAMEEFFDA